The segment atgtggaaaagagaatTGCAGAGGGTCAAGTAAGATATTTAGTTTTcaagctttgttttattttgtgtcaaTTTGGTAGTAAGTTATGGGAAACAGATCTTCCATCTCCTTAGGATTGGAATTTTACATATACATTTCACAATGAATAAAAAATTCCCAGCAAAAAGGCTTGTAAGAAGTCCTtagggtttgttgttttgggttttttttaatactgttcattctgctctgtgttttgtttttgttttcattctcagcagagcagacaaGTGTGTTGGCCTGGTACAGTGTAACCCACTTAATGCCTTAGGGATGGGCTTTCGTCACAAGAGTTCTGCTGGGAAGAATAGGAATGTACAAGGTAGCCCTGTACCAACAGAGGCTGCTGTTACTAAAATTCcctgaaggaaaagagaaactaaTGCAAAGGAGAAAGATGAGCACATTTGGGCAGAAATAATTGCTGGATAAGTTATTGAAAGAGTGGAAGCAGTAATAGAGAAGTAGGTTGCAGGGAGAATGTCAAATAGCTCAGGCATTGTTAGCAATGTTggatcaggagcagcagcaccaaaggGTGTTTTGAAAGTTGGCTGAAAGTAATAGAATATTTAAGTTGGAGGATGTTTAACTGTAAACTGCTGAGAAATGTCAACTCGGATTAAATCCAAATAAATACTTGAATTTGGGGAGTGAGGTTGGAGGTGAAGGTTAGGCTTACGCAAGATTAAACTGGCAGAGATATAAATGTAGGTATTTCTCCTGACAAAGTTTGCTAACTGACTTTGTGTCTAGCTAGAAGGTAGAATAAATGAAATGATTCTGAAATGGAATGATCCAAAGGTCCTGTGAACATCAGGATTCCTTCCCTTGGCCACCAGTTCTTCCGTAGTCCTGAGTCATGCCAGACAACTGTTTGAACTATAATCCTGAGCTTCAAAGGAGTCAAAAACAACCTTACAAAGAAACCCCCAAATACAACTTTCTTGGTATCCAAATGAACGGCACCAGCTGAATGACACTTCATTTTGGATTGGGTTCATATAACAAATTACAAGTAAACTGTAGTGATATTCTGGTGTTAAAACAAGTGTGTCTAGGCTGCTTACAACTCGAGGCAATTTCAGAtagtcagtgttttcttttggatAGATGTTTGCTGGCAGGTTATCTTCATAGTGCAGTGGTGACATCCTGATACAGGAAGGATACTTGCAAGGAGATGAGGACCTTGGTAGGTCGAGCTGTATGACTGAAGGGCTTCCAGGCAGCTGTCAAGGACTGCCAGTGAAGGGCTGTTCCTGATCCACAGCTCTTCTGGCAATGCCCcatggagggaggggagggtcACTTTGGAGGCTGACTAATGGCTCTGCTTGTAACACATTCAAAAGTACAAAGCCTGTAGCATCTTGACTTCATATCTGgttgttttcctttgaattgagaaaaaaatctttcaaggTCAAGCACACTTATGGCCACTTATGCACTAAAAAAGCATTCTTGTGCCACTTAATGACCCAGGGTATAAAGCACTACCTCCCAAATCTAAGAACAAGGATTGGCTAAGGggagaaaagtgagaaaatgtgcttctgtcctttcttttcagatttttggAAAGTTGCAGATCTGCTATAGGCAGAAAGTTTAACCACTGTAGTGATGGAGGGCTGAGAAATACCCTAAACCTCCACAAACAGTAAGTGTTGAAAACTATGTGGTTTTGGATTCTGCCCTTTCTGCTGCAACTCTCGTAGTTCTTGGGACTTCTTTTCAGACGTTTCACAGAGAAGCAATTAATGTCATTCTTTGATGGGCTACTGTAACTAACAAACTACGTTTTCTATGCTAGCCTGGCAATTATTGTCAAATGCTTTGTttgtgtgaaaaaaaccccaactacTAATGAGGGAGGGAGTTTACATTTCTATTGAAAGGCAAGTGATTTTTTCAGTCAAAATACTTGCAGTGGTGTGCCTTTTTAAACTTCTAATCTGATTCCAGTGGCTTAACAAAATATGGTGGCTtagtaaataaaattatgaataaGCTTCCAAACTGAAATGGATGTGCTTATCTGTGTAAATTTGAGGATAGGAAGTTGTGAAACATGGTCAGTGTTATTCTCATTGTTGAATTGCTGATTCTGCTTGTCCATAACTttagtattttttcttaaatcaaaGATGGCCCCTTTTTCAGTAAATCTTGGCTGATGGCATATTAGGTTGTAAGTAAATTACAGGATTACTTACATGCTGGGAACAAACTTGAGTCTGTTTTACGTTTAACAGCTTCAGTTAAAGGACGGTGTACTACATATCCTCAAGAAAACCTTTTGGTTTAGTCTTGGTTTTCTATAGCAGGTGGTTCATCAGTGACCACTCAATGACAGTGACAACTGAAACAAATTTTCTTGCCTGTTTCCAAGTTAGAAAGTAAATACAAGTAGAGAAGCGATTGTCTGGAAATTAGAAGTGTCCCTTACATCTGTTTGAACATTTGTTCAAAAATGCTGAGGCAGCTCAGTGGTGGTATTACAATAGATCCAGGTTGTGATGCCCTGTTAAAAAAAGGGAGGTGAGATTTCAGTTGCtatgtgtgtttttgtttgtttgggtttttaatggTGTGCTGCAGTGGCTGGTACGAGTGTGgggaaaatgaaacagtaaatGGGTCCTATTGCCTTGGTTTGCTTAATAGTTTGTGTGGGGTTTGCAGCTTGCTGCCATTACAGATACAATGCAGTTACTGTGTTGGCTAGCACTGTTTTTCCATAGAATTTGAGTTCAGTATTTGTCTTCAGCCTTCAGTACACTGGTGTGAGCAGGTTCTCCTTAtctatgaaattatttttacagtaaAAAAGGACAAATTCCTAGACTTGAGTTCACATGTTGCTGCTATGGTTTTCTAGACCAAGAATCTTGCTTTTCTTTGAGTGCTGCCTTAATACCTAAGCAAGAGAGGTATTTGCACTCAAAGACAGATATTAAGCTGATGTATGGAAGTAAGACAATCTAGACAGACTGGACAAAGCAGTGGTATTTCACTAAGCTTTGCAGGACTGGATTTTGTAATGcaaactgatttttctgagGTTGCTTAGCTTTTTGTCTTTCATTGTGACAGCAGGTATTTGGACTGATAGTGGAAATACTTGACTTGCAATTCATTTTACTGTTTAAAAGGGACATCCTGAAAGGCCACAATTAATTTACTTATTTGTGTTCTGGTATGCGATCATGttataaattacatttaatagAAAATGTTCCCTGCTTTTAACAGGAATATTGAAGTCAGTGATTTATGCACTGTAATCCTTCTAAGTTAGAGGAAGCAATTCAGAAGTGGTTATCAAAATAACGCAGAGTGGgactgctttttatttatttgctctgACTTTCTTTGAATATTGAAATTATTAAAGAACTTGAGGGAAAATTATTCCTGTTACAGTCTCTTTGTGTACTAGGTTGAGATTACTTTTACATTGACTAATTGTGTAACTTAGTAAGAAATAATTGGAGCAAACAGTTACATGTAATTCTATACTGTCTTGCAATTCCTGATGCTGGGTAAAACAATCAGATGCACATTAGGAATtaagcttttgttttgttttcagatgaTGAGTGAtgatttaaactgaaaaattaaggTAGCAGATCTTCAGAAACATTATGCTCTGTGTTAACCATCCCTTCCAAAAACATTGTCAAAATGCACATTATACAGATAAATTGTATAATAGGAGAAATAACTGATTCTTGTAGTGTCTTAagtattttattattgtattatttgTTGGAGTGTTAAGCTTCATAACATTAGAAAAAACAATTACCAAAATTGAGCTCTTTAAAAATCTTAACTTACTTAAAGATGTGCAGTCAGAAAAACACTGCAGCAGTTCTGAAAAATAGCACTCTGGTCAGCAGATACTCTAAATCACATTATCAGTGTGGCTGCAGATTAGTGCCCTATATAGTAATAAAACTAAATATATAAAgtctctgctgctttcaaacaaaaatacttGTTAATACTTTTAAACATGCTGCTTTGATGCTTCAGATATAGCTTGTCAGCATTGATTACAATGACCGAACATACATTCCATTATTTCAGATAAAAAACTTTACAAAAACTTAATTCTAGCCTAGCATGACAGCTGTCCTAAAATGCAACATTGCCTGCAACATCACAGAAGACTCTTTTTGTAGCTTTTGTGTGAAAGGACCAATTTGGTCCACTTGTAATAGTTGTGGTTGGTCTGTAATTGTCTGCCCAGTAAAACTAATTTTATGCTTATCAGTCTCTTGGACCTTACTGGAATGGCCCACGTAGTTGAAATTGTGCAAATGAACTTTGCAGGTTCTAAATGCACCTGCATTAGAACCTGTTAACAGTATCTACTACTTCTCTAAAAAGTAGTAGATACTGTTAACACTTTCTTTGCatgtattttgtttaaaatgtggCCGTGTGGACAATTTCATGATGATAACTGCCACTGATAAAAATGCAGATGCTAAAGAAACGAGTGCATAGTACCACTCAGAACTACCTAAGCCAGTTATTTATGTACATTGTGTCCTTCAGGGAACTTCTGATTTCTGCAggattggaaaaataaaatgtaatttgttcCCTGTGCTGGTAGGGAAGAACAGGAGAACATCCTGTTCCCACGAAAGCATTATTTATTAAGAAGCAGCTCCTGTCTATTAATGTAGAAACTGGAGACATAAATAAACACACTGGATCATTTTCAAGAGTTAAGCATAAACCTGCAACTCTTACACAAGTATTCCAGTGACTCTAATAAGGCTTTTCACACGCACAGACATGTGTGTGTTCATAACCTGAGTCGTAGCCATTATCCCATAGCTCTCTGAAGGGTAAATGAACTATTTTCTTGTCGATTCTAAGCAGTTTTGTTACCGTACAAACCTGTACAGAATTAAGGTTTTATAAACGTTGTTAATGATGTGGTATGAATGAATTAAATTGCTctgaataaatttttaataGAAGCAGTCAGTTCCTtgtattttgactttttttgtgTTGAGGCTTCAAACTACTCCTTCGGTCTTACTGTAGATTGTGTCtagcaaataaaaattcaaagatGGAAAGTCACtgataaaaaaaattcctgaaattTCTTGCTCCTACTGTAGGCCTTGATTATAAGGCAGCACAGAGTCATATGACTCTCATGCCAGCTTGTATCAGGTACTAACTCTGCAGCCACACCGTGGGTGATGTATATGCCAGTAATGCTAATTACAACTAGCAAGACCACATTCCTTCCTTCAAAGAAAGAGAGGGACTAGGCAACTTATGAcccatttccattttaaatagATGCTATTATCAGAGAAACCTGTTTGGGCTGAAGCCCAAACTATCAGGCAGGTTTAGGAACACAGTTCTCCTCATACAGAAACTTCAGTTTGGGCTTGTTAAAATGAAACTTTACCCCCAAGCAATTAAAACACCATTTTACAGTGCTAGATGACTACAGTTGTGAGGGCAAAGGTTGGGTGCAAAGCACTAATGAGCAAACTACTTTAGTACTAAAggattttctaaaaaaaattctttttatgtCTAACAGTTATAAGCCTTCTTTGGTGTTCCTGATTTGGCATCCCCATGCTGACAGCCAGACTATTCACTAGCACTTCCACAATTTTTGACAGTTTTACTATGGGCAGTTGACACCTCCTAACTGAACTGTCATTGTAGGCTTGGGCTTGGTATGTGGCATTTTGAATATCATTGAAGCAGCAacagaaattattcttttgTGGTAGCTTTAAATAGTATTCCATTCATCAGTGCTGTTCTGCAAGAAGTAAACTATAAACTGTTGAATGCTTGTCtaaataaaatcacattatttGCATTAATTCCATAGATAACTGTTTTCCTAGTGCACtggtttaaaaaataactttggtAATAAAATACAGCACTGAAGTGACTACTTTAAGGCACATGGTCTTTAATATCCTCTCAGTCCACTTTTTTCCATTAACATTTTCTAGTCAATAAATGAATTCTGGCCCTTGTTGAATGTGATATGATACGTCTTCAGCACAAAGAGGGGGTGGTTTgaagggtttgggggtttgaAGGAGTTCTAAGTGACAGACCAGTAATTGATGCAGCATACTGCTTAGATGCAGACTGCAGTCTGTGGAAGAGACACTTCTTAAATTTGGTATTCTTGAGGGGGTATTCTTCCTGCAGTGTATCTACAGTTCAGCTGTTTAGTGGAATCCTGATTTTGTACATGAAACTTGATGTTGGTGGAATTTAAAACACATTCTAGAAATCTATGTGTGTGAAATTTGCTGCTCACaactattttcctttttaatgatTTCCTTAATCTTTACAGGTCTAGGAAACCAGGAGGATCTTTTCCCGTAACAATGGCAGCAAAATCATCACTCCTTAAAGTAATACTGCTAGGAGATGGTGGAGTTGGGAAGAGTTCCCTTATGAACAGATACGTCACCAACAAGTTTGATGCACAGCTGTTTCATACAATAGGTGTGGAATTCCTAAATAAAGAGTTGGAAGTCGATGGACACTTTGTTACGATGCAGATATGGGACACGGCAGGTCAGGAACGGTTTAGGAGCTTGCGGACTCCTTTCTATAGAGGTTCTGACTGTTGCCTGCTAACCTTCAGCGTGGATGACTCTCAAAGCTTCCAAAACTTAAGCAACTGGAAGAAAGAATTCATTTATTATGCAGATGTCAAGGAGCCTGAAAGTTTTCCATTTGTGATTCTGGGTAACAAAGTTGATATCGATGAACGGCAAGTGTCTACAGAAGAAGCCCAAGACTGGTGCAGGAATAATGGCAACCATCCCTATTTTGAAACCAGTGCAAAAGATGCCACTAATGTTGCAGCGGCCTTTGAAGAAGCTGTTAGAAGAGTTCTAGCCTCTGAAGATAGATCAGATCACTTTATTCAAACAGATACAGTCAACCTTCATCGGAAACCGAAACCCAGTTCATCTTGTTGTTGacttaaatttctttttgcCAAATTACTGTTGACTAGCTTGCTCTATAAAAGGATTGGGAAGGTGTAGTAGATCGAATAACAAATGGATTTCACTCTAATATTAAAATCGTAATATTCTGCTGCTTTCatgggggagaaaaagaaaaatctctatTCATGAGTGACCATTATTGAATTAGTGATGCTTTCTGTTTAGGAAGACatcaagtaaaaaaataatataagaATGTAATTTGCCAACTTTATTCAAATGATAAATACCTTGACTATAATTAAAACTTGAAGGTTCTAGAAGCACTACTTTGGAGAAGCTGTTCTGGAATTCAGGCACAAAGATACttttatatgtgtatatttttatGAAATCGGCATTCCACTTTTGTTTCGTTAGATGTCAGTTTCTTAACAATGCTAGATATTAAACTTCAGTCTCACTACATTCCTTCTGCTGTGAGTGGTACTTCATCTCTAATGTGATTATTTTAAGTTAATATAGATTACATCCAGGTCTTCCAATTGCCTAATGTTGCTGTAATTTGTGTAGGTTTATGAGTAGGAAATAAATTTCCTGCATATTCAATGTCCATTTCTTCCCACCTACTATTCTGATGCTGCACTAATTTTTCCAATGGTTTAATGCAAAATactgataatttttaaaattgtgtgtCTTTGCCTTAAGTCCATTCTAGTATGTTTCTGATCAATAAGGTGAAAAATCTGAGTAACTGAAGTAAAAccattttttgaaaaagaaattctttattcagTCAGCTGTAATAGCACTGGAAAGGATCCACATTGTTACAGTTTTTTAGGCAAACTCCTCCTGTACAGCCTTAGAAGTTCCAAACCTCTTGTTCTGAGCTATGAACGTGTTTATCAGAAATATCTGCACTGTGATATTAAGGACTGGCAATACATAGAGAACTCAGGAAGCTCTTACAGAATCTACTTACAGCAGATTCTGACAGCTTTCAGACCTAATACAGGTATATAACTGTAGATAGTGTTTGAGCTGAATTGGAGCTGATTTAATAACATCCTTATTAAAACTGTTATTTTAGGATATGGACTTGAACATTTAAGAGATAATGTCTTTTATATTGCTGAATTCATTTCATAATGATCAACAGGAGCCAATTTTGTATTTATTGGACAGTCTTTTTTGCAGTCAGGCAGACAAAACTACAGGTGTTTTTGAGGCTATCAGGTGCAGTTTAAGTGGTAGAATCCTTGTACGAGAAATTGTTCAATATTGGCTCTCAGAGGAACCACTGTCCTTGCAATAGCAAAATTGCTACTGCACTATTGCTTCCATCTGTAATCTGACTGCTAATTGACACATTTGCACATGTAGTCTGAGGCTGCAGGACAGGCCATGTTGTTCATTAAACAGCTGCTTTCTATACAGCAACTTCTTTGTTTCAATTGAAAAGCCATTCTTTAGGCTACATTTTACCAGCAAGTATTTTATCTTAAAAGTATCTGATCAATCTGTACCAGGTGTAATTATTTGGAAGTAAAGCTTGCAAAAACAAACCCTTCTTGTTGCTCTTAGTACACTTTTCTGAATGTATTTTATTCTTGCTTGAATCTGTCCAGGACAACTTTACTCTGCAGATCTCCTACTCCTGCTTAGAAGTGCCATCTTTTTATCTTTAGCACATTCCTAAGTCTGATTCATTCTTGCAGTCCTGCATCTACACCAACAGAACTGTGTTTTAAATTTCAATCCCTGAGCAGTTAAATAGAGGTTGAACTGCTActtatatttaatttctaatcAATGAATGAAAAGATCTGTGGAAAAAGATCTTAGCTAAATCATTCTTAATCTTAGGATGCGAGAGCAAAATCTTTACAGATGAAGATTGCTTGTGTTGGGGCAACTAAGCTAGTGACATGAAATTGTAAAACTACTGCTTTACTACTTAAAGCTTCCTTTAACATTCATTTTAGTGGTGATTAAGGTTGAAACAAAACAGGAGCTGAAGATTCTGTGATTAGAGTACTATAGACACCATTCAAATAAGAttggtaaaaggaaaaaatgaaggatGAGAACTACTGTGGTCTTTCTTGTGCCCAGGAATCTGTGTTTTAtctgttcctttttcctttaacaTCATGGTTACCAAGCTTCCATCTGAGAAGTAGGATTAATAAAGTGAAAACATAATCCCATAGAAGTGTATTCCTcatgccctgggagctgctgtatCACAACTGTACACTAATCACAAAAGGGGCCAGTAAAGATAAACAGGCATGTACATGCTGTagtaaataaatacagtatAGGGATTAGGTTTAGGTCAGGAATTGGTCTCAGAGAGAAACTACTGTGTGCCTACAGAATCAAAAATCTTCTGACAAGCAGTTATAGGTGACAGGTGTAAAAACATAATGCTTAATAACAAACATTAATTTCTGTACTTTGTAAAAGCTAGATATCATTCCATATGGATGTAAGGTAGGCATTTGTGGCTTATGTTTCAATTCACTGATTTGTTTCAAGAGCTAACACACCTCAAATATTACAGGGTCCTGTTAGCAGTATTTGGAGTGCTGTAGATTGATAGAGCATACTGAGTAACTTGTATGCCAAGTTCCAGGTGTCCTttaaaatgaggagaaaaaactGTTGTGGCAGGGTGTGGGACTGCCGAAAGATGTGCTTGTTAGAGAGCAGAATGGGAAGGGGCAGAAGAAGCTACCTAGGACAGTTGACAGCTCATGTCACAGCAAACTTTATCAGTGCTTACATAAGCTGCTTTAACAGCTGCTCCATACCTCAAATGGATCTTAGTTTAAGTCACCTGACAAGTTACCTAAACAGTAATAGACCCTTGTAGAAAGTGGAGTCTGAGTTGCATTTCCAGCCCAGATTTACTAAAGTTGATTCATGCTAGCTTGTGCTAATGCTCTCATCTCCTTATACTTGATTTTTGAATGACAGGGTAATTCTAGTCCTTTTAACTCATAAACTTTTTATTGCCTTTATTGCATAATGCAGATTatctttggttttttgtattGCAACAGCTTTCATTTTGAATTCTTACTCTTAAGCCCCTGAGAGCGTAGGAACATAATCCTTGTAAAAGATTTCTCTTCACTGAGGAACTGTTCACTGAAGCATGCTGGAACTGCAGCCTTCAGACCTAGAGCAGATTTGTGACTTTAGTTGACCACAGGATAATTTTCACCCCTCACTTCAGCTAGTGGTCTTTCAGTTGACTGTGAAGAGTCACAAACTAAAGCATAAACAAGTGTTTGTCCATGTACAGAGAACTTGGAGCTACCTTGCCAAGGCATTTAGAGTCCTGTCACAAGACAGTGCTCCTGAACCACGAACTGTGACAAAGGTGATGAGTTAGGACATAATTCTTCCATTCCTGTGGCCAGTAACAGTCTGTTTTCATAAAGCCTAGGTGGACCTGAGTCTGCATTTCCCATCTACAACTCCTATATTCAGAGGAAAGGATGGAGGGCAGGCATAACAACAGGCACCATTTGGCTAACTGCCTTCAGCAATCAGGCAAGAGAGAAAATGCTTGCATTTTACTTAATCTCCTACTGCAGCAGCAAACGCAATTATAAAAAATGTAACTTCTAAAAGTGGTAGAAACCGTTAGCACTAATCCTTCATATTTGCCaagccttttctttctgctaagtatgtaattttttaagtatttcctTAGTGAATCTTAACTGTTATTATTTTCCAGCCATCATGCTACATGGGAGGAGGCAGAAAATAACTGCAGCTCAGTGACTCCTTATCACATGAATACTTTAAATTGTGTTTCTGTTATTTCCATGtatacagaaaaacaaagttgATTTATATAAAATTACATGACATTATCAAAGTGGTGTACAATGCAGTTTGTATGCAGTAACATTGCAAAGACAAGTATTCCTATCTTCACTGGCCACCCCACCCCAGGTACTGTTATTGTGGTTATCTGGTTTTCTTCTAAATCACTTCAAGTATACTCAACAGGCATCCATATTACATCATTGCATGTTTTATTTAAGGTAAATATTGCAActtctttatcttttttcttatgGAACATTTCACAGTGACAGCTTAGCAGTAAGTGCAGAAATAATGACTGACTGTACATTTATAGCACATACACATGTGGTCCCCTTAATTATACAGACTATGCAAAATACTTAGAACAGCGTGCCACTTCCTTTGGAAATTACTtttcagacattaaaaaaaaagtacaagatAGGTTATACAGATTTGCTGCAAAAAGGAACAATACTTAAGACTGTAAACCCAAGCAAAGTATTAGGTACATATATGCCAAATGatctatttaaaaattactggtTTGGAATGATGTTAAGTTCTGCAAAATGGTTCCTAAAGCATTTACAATGGAACAGGAGCCAGACAGGCCAAATGGTGCCTTTCTGAAACCTCAACAAGTACAGTTTCATGGTTCAACGATCCTCCCCtaaatttatttacaaaaagaaaGTTTCAGCAGTTGCAGAAATAATGGGGAAAAACCATGGGTTTAAACATGTAaatttagtttgggtttttttttcatgtgtgagTTAGAATTAATGTCAGGACAGATCTGGCAGTTCTGGTCTACTTCATTCACTGATTCCACGCTGCAGCTAAGTGTGTATTGCACTAAATACACAGAGAATTTGAAATGACACACTTTTAAACTTTAGAGGTTTTCCTCAAAATTTCTTTAAGTACTGGAGACAGCTTTTCTGGTCTATCCATTTTTTATTGAGCACTTTATATACATACAGTTACACATTAATAAATAGAGGCTTGATTTACTACCATGAAGTGTAAAGTTAGTCTGGTTAGTCTGCAGAGTGAGTTCTCTACTGAAGAATCACAAGTAGGTAAGTTTATAATAAAATTAGGCTCTTAGGCCAAACAGTCAAGAATTCCCTGTTGCTCATATTAAACCAGATGACTGGCGACAGCTTTTGCATTTAGGGCTGATTTCCTCTCACCCTGTATCAGAGGTTTACATTTTGTATTAACACATGCATTAACACATAATGtctccatttcttcttttgtaCCTCTGCAGCCCTTGACAgtttaaaactttgttttcatACCACATAAAAGGAAACTTCTTGAGATACACATTTTTAACCACAGAAGCTTGGCTATTCTTATCTAGATcggcaaaagaaaaagctgtttcagcATCCAGTTAGTCAGTCTTCAGAAGATGAATATAAAACATGCAGGGGACTAACCAGACAAAGTACAGTTCAAACAAtcaggaaagcagggaaaaagcaCTCACTCaggaaatttatttattcagcttAAAAGGTGTTTCTTCCCAAGGAACTGGACTTTCCTTTCAAAGGCAGTGGATCGAATAGGAGTATTGAGTTCATAAAATGGATTCATTGCAAactgggggaagaagaaaaacccaTCAGTGAGCACAATGCCTAGCCCTGGAAAATGTCACTTCAGGTGTCATCTACTACTAGCTTTCAGCACTACTATTTAGTGCTGCTAGTAGCACAGACCTCCTAAACAGTCCTTGCTTTCCAGGCCCTTGCATTCTCCCCATTCATGTGCAGAGCCATCCCCTAGCACCAGCTCCTCAGAACAAACCCCTCACAGCGGTGGAAATGAGGATCATTTGAGTGCCCATGGGAGGCTGGGATGGTGATGCTTCCCATGACCCCATCAGTGGAACTATCACCAGGGTTTGAGAACAGGGGCTATGTGTTGTAAGGGCAAAGCTGCCAGGCCCTGTAGAATAGTCCTTTCATTATCATCATTAATGACACCATACTACCACAAAATGCATCTCAAGAAGTTGCCCCACGAGTTCtctgctgcccagagaagctgttgatGCCTCACCCTTGGAgttgttcaaggccaggctggatggggctttgacCAATCTGGTCtagtgtccctgcctatggtAGGGAAGTTGTAACTAGAtggtttttaaggtcccttccaacccaaaccattcttaTCTATTCTACAAACAATCACTGGACTAAAGTGATGAAGTCTAAAAGAGCagtttataacaatttcaaaaaATCTATTCTGTTTAATGGAAAATACAGGCTCTGTGTCACACATTGCCAGCTCTGGCTGATGTGGACTGCACGGGTGCTCACACAGGCCCCCAAGAGAAAACATGCTAATacagctgtgcctgcacatGAACAGCAGAACAAGCTTCAAAGTAGTGCAGCAGGACCATAAAAAATGACTTCTTACCTTTATATACAACTCATATACATCAGTGAAGAAGTTCTTAATTCCATCTTCTAGCCTTACATCATGAAGCATTAAAAATCTCATATGTAAAGTAATTAAGGAGAATAAAACTCTTACAAAGAAAAGAGACATTATCCTGAGATGAGCATTTACACCTAGTTCAACATATACCTCAAATGTTTAGCTGGACATGAAATAACAATCACAGGAGAAAGCATTTAAAGAAGTAATTGAAGCAATGAAATTTGGAAAGGATTACCTTTATGTTTTAACATCCCTCTATTTGAAAATAACCACCTCTCTATTCAAGgctgttctttttaaaacaatgtaATTCTGAACGTGGATGATGCTTTTGCACCTCTGCCCTGTACCCCTAAAGTTAAAATGCCACTCAATGTTACTTGCTATGTGTAACAAATGTTTCACAACAA is part of the Prinia subflava isolate CZ2003 ecotype Zambia chromosome 3, Cam_Psub_1.2, whole genome shotgun sequence genome and harbors:
- the RAB9A gene encoding ras-related protein Rab-9A, producing MAAKSSLLKVILLGDGGVGKSSLMNRYVTNKFDAQLFHTIGVEFLNKELEVDGHFVTMQIWDTAGQERFRSLRTPFYRGSDCCLLTFSVDDSQSFQNLSNWKKEFIYYADVKEPESFPFVILGNKVDIDERQVSTEEAQDWCRNNGNHPYFETSAKDATNVAAAFEEAVRRVLASEDRSDHFIQTDTVNLHRKPKPSSSCC